The Synchiropus splendidus isolate RoL2022-P1 chromosome 11, RoL_Sspl_1.0, whole genome shotgun sequence genome contains a region encoding:
- the bicc2 gene encoding bicaudal C homolog 2: MASTPEENSPVQATIATQQPDMDSSIEPGSAEPPEPSTTQCDGEHEEEVKCIPGQETEGGESVDPEWVEERFRIDRKKLENMLYAPKHEGTETGEEFFERVMKETDTRVKWPSKLKIGAKSKKDPHVKVEGKKSNVLEAKRKILDILETRVNKVTLKMDVAYTEHSHVIGKGGGNIKKVMEVTSCHIHFPDSNRHNAAGEKSNQVSIAGPVEGVEEARRRIRDLQPLALTFDLPVSLAPQPLPDAGSPLIQQVVQTFGVSVTFRSAPPPQQTQPSLYGSCCTVWGLQGNTDLVKKATCILMELLLGSEVTGAVVSSQLDVTSQQHLFLLGQNGAHFMSVMHQTQTQIVLPDLRAPQNPPSLLIQGSPDGVCLARQQLMDCLPVCLMFDMREDAAADPGALAQMMQNLGVFISVKPKVKQTNKSVVVKGLERNILCLYEARRQLLRLNTCESTKVTRMTFDPTPAGSELTNYWLNMLLQQLRLSEQGHANTPAAEASSAPKPRPLPPPGLSAPPEEGRAGVKGADNRQLGKILESEDQSGQSEDENSVPVLTSSDDCNAEKMGRLGLAGRRGSLQGPEFTKVFSLGRRHSTGQALTYRVLNAEPERVRSERRNSLRRDMLMGQESCGDSSKDEDHDYEKKKLLATRAMQRKPVVTEVRKPTDTWSGLGFSKSMPAEAVKELRNISRRSYKPYLSTTQGQSWASQSGKMCSGSDSENWRERRGSTLSSFPTSSTSSSSSSSSPSTPPSNFSSSMSAFPAFATNRGRSDKNSENGGGYYEEVSSSRRTSVCSQRSPSPQMTDDDLPDLLNQLGLIKYIDVFDEQEIDYQTFLTLSDDDLKEVGVATFGARRKMLLAIADLNKSKRRLSDTPAVKSGYLEGGASGRLPRIVDMEIASLSNRW, translated from the exons ATGGCCTCCACCCCAGAGGAGAACTCTCCGGTCCAGGCCACAATAGCGACCCAGCAGCCTGACATGGACTCTAGCATAGAACCCGGCTCAGCAGAACCTCCTGAGCCCAGCACAACCCAGTGTGATGGTGAAcatgaggaggaagtgaagtgTATCCCAGGGCAAGAAACTGAAGGAGGTGAGAGTGTGGACCCTGAGTGGGTGGAAGAGAGGTTCAGGATTGACAGGAAGAAGCTGGAGAACATGCTGTATG CCCCCAAACATGAGGGCACTGAAACTGGCGAGGAGTTTTTCGAGAGA GTGATGAAAGAAACCGACACGCGGGTGAAATGGCCTTCAAAGTTGAAGATTGGAGCAAAGTCGAAGAAAG ACCCACATGTGAAGGTGGAAGGGAAAAAATCGAATGTTCTGGAGGCCAAAAGGAAGATACTCGACATCCTGGAAACAAGG GTCAACAAAGTGACTCTTAAAATGGACGTCGCGTACACAGAACACTCCCATGTCATTGGTAAAGGCGGTGGCAACATCAAGAAGGTGATGGAGGTCACTTCCTGCCACATTCACTTCCCGGACTCCAACCGGCACAacgctgcaggagagaaaagcaACCAG GTTTCTATAGCTGGACCTGTCGAGGGGGTGGAGGAGGCCAGGAGGCGGATCAGA GACTTGCAGCCTCTggctttgacctttgaccttccagTCTCCCTGGCTCCCCAACCCTTACCAGACGCCGGCTCGCCGTTGATTCAGCAGGTTGTGCAAACCTTCGGGGTCAGTGTGACCTTCAGatcagcgcctcctcctcagcagacaCAGCCATCCCTCTATGGAAGCTGCTGCACCGTTTGGGGATTGCAGGGGAACACAGATCTGGTCAAG AAAGCAACCTGCATTTTGATGGAGCTGCTCttagggtcagaggtcacggggGCTGTCGTGAGCAGCCAGCTGGACGTCACCTCGCAACAGCACCTCTTCCTCCTGGGGCAAAATGGAGCCCACTTCATGAGCGTCATGCACCAGACGCAGACCCAGATCGTTCTGCCGGACCTCAGAGCTCCACAAAACCCTCCATCCCTGCTCATACAGGGAAGTCCAGACGGAGTGTGTCTGGCCCGGCAGCAGCTGATG GACTGTCTGCCGGTGTGTTTGATGTTTGACATGCGTGAAGACGCTGCGGCGGATCCTGGTGCACTGGCTCAGATGATGCAAAACCTGGGAGTTTTCATTAGCGTCAAGCCAAAAGTGAAACAGACCAACAAG TCTGTGGTGGTAAAAGGTCTGGAGCGAAACATCCTCTGCCTTTACGAGGCCCGCCGTCAACTGCTGCGGTTGAATACTTGTGAATCCACCAAGGTAACCagaatgacctttgaccccacgCCAGCCGGCAGCGAGCTGACCAACTACTGGCTCaacatgctgctgcagcagctgcgtcTCTCCGAACAGG GCCACGCAAACACTCCTGCTGCCGAAGCGTCGAGTGCGCCGAAACCTCGTCCTCTACCTCCACCGGGCCTCAGTGCCCCACCAGAAGAGGGGAGGGCAGGAGTGAAGGGAGCTGATAACCGACAGCTGGGGAAG ATTCTGGAAAGCGAGGACCAATCCGGCCAGTCAGAGGATGAGAATTCTGTCCCAGTACTCACATCATCTGACGACTGTAACGCAGAGAAAATGGGCAGACTGGGGCTggcggggaggagggggagcctTCAGGGTCCGGAATTTACTAAAGTCTTCAGTCTGGGTCGCCGCCATTCGACTGGTCAGGCTTTAACATACAG AGTGCTGAATGCAGAGCCGGAGCGGGTGAGGAGCGAGCGGAGGAACAGTCTGAGGAGGGACATGTTGATGGGTCAGGAGTCTTGCGGCGACTCCTCCAAAGATGAG GATCATGACTATGAGAAGAAGAAACTGCTGGCAACAAGAG CGATGCAGAGGAAGCCGGTTGTCACGGAGGTGCGGAAGCCCACAGACACCTGGAGTGGCCTTGGCTTCTCAAAGTCCATGCCTGCCGAGGCTGTCAAGGAGCTGCGCAACATCAGCCGGCGCAGCTACAAACCGTACCTCAGCACCACCCAAGGACAG TCATGGGCCTCACAAAGTGGAAAGATGTGCAGCGGCAGCGACTCGGAGAACTGGAGAGAAAGACGTGGCTCCACACTGTCGTCTTTTCCAACCTCCTccacgtcttcatcctcctcttcttcctctccatccACACCGCCGTCaaatttctcctcctccatgtcagCCTTTCCAGCATTTGCTACAAACCGAGGCCGGAGCGACAAAAACT CCGAGAACGGCGGCGGCTATTATGAAGAGGTCAGCTCATCACGGAGGACGTCAGTTTGCAGCCAGAGAAGCCCCTCCCCTCAGATGACAGATGACGACCTTCCTGACCTTCTCAACCAGCTGGGACTGATAAAGTACATCGACGTGTTTGATGAGCAAGAG ATCGACTACCAGactttcctcacactctccGATGACGATCTGAAGGAGGTCGGCGTCGCCACATTTGGAGCCAGACGCAAGATGTTGCTGGCGATTGCAG ACCTAAACAAGAGCAAGAGGAGGCTGTCGGACACGCCGGCTGTGAAGTCTGGATATCTGGAGGGGGGAGCTAGTGGGAGACTTCCTCGCATCGTCGACATGGAGATTGCATCGCTGAGTAATCGCTGGTGA